In Embleya scabrispora, the DNA window TCCACGTTGTCCAGGTAGCCGTCGGGCTCGTCGAAGTTCCCGTCGCCGTCGAAGTCGTCCCGGTCCCACCGGTCGAACGAGGCGAGCCGCTCGCGGATCCGCGCGGCGCTCAGCCCCTCCGCAACCCGCCCGTCGTACCAGGCCCTCAGCGCGTCGCGGACCAGTGCCCAGACGTCCCGGCACACGTTCCGGCCGCACGCGTCGTTGCCGTAGCGCGCCTCGTTGTACGGCACCCGCACCCAGTCGGCGACCTCGCCGTCGATCGAGTAGCGCCCCGCCGACTGCCGCAGGTAGTACGACGCCAGTGACGGCGCGACCGTACCCGGACCGAAGAACAGGTCCCGGTAGTGGTCACGTTCGTAGCTCGGCCGCCACATCGTGGTGGTGTCCTGGGTCCGGTCCGGCGCGGGGATCGTGTTGTGCCGGGGGCCGGGGCGTGAGCCGTAGCGCTGTCCGTTCGGGCCGTCGAGACGATCGCCGAATTCGACCAGGATCACGAACACCCGCGACTCGGCGGGCGGTCGGGTCTCGGCGCTTCCCGCCGCCCCCGCCGGCACGGTGCGCGAGGTCAGTCCCGGCTTCTCGGTCATCGCCCGCACGGCCGCGTCGCGCCGCTGTCGGCGCCGCTCGCTGAACGGGTGCGACAGGTCGTGGTCGCGTTCGGCGAAGGCGCCGGAGTCGGCCCCCGCGGCCGGTTCGTCGAGTCTCGGCGCCGCACGGGTGGGCACCGCGGCGAGGACCAGCAGCGCGCACAGCACGGTGACGAGGGCGGGTGTGACGCGCCTGGGATTCACGAGGATGCTCCGGGGCTCGGGTGGTCCGAGATCGAGGCTCACCACCCCGACCGGTCGCGGGAGGGTGCCCGGAGTCGGGACCGATAAATCCCGATCGCAATCGAATGCTTACATTGCGCGTCGCGCGCAGTAGCGTGAAACAGGGGGGCGTGCACAAAGGGGTGCAGGGGAGGTGGTGCGTCGTGGCAAGAGGAGATTTCTTCCGACTCGGCTACGGCGTATTCGTCACGATCGTCTTGACGGTCTCACTACTCGCGGCCTGGGAACCGCGCACCGTGGCGGGGGCTGCCGTCGCCATGGGCATCGGGGTCGCGCTCGGCACGACGACGGCAGTACTCGGGATCCGCGCACGGCACCACGCGCCTCGGGTCACGCCCCGCGGATGACCGTGGTGCGCGCGACCTTGTCGTGCAGGCACTGGTGCCAGGGCTGATCCCAGAACTGCCACAGGACGTTCACCAGCCAGAACAACGTGCCCAGACAGGGCACGATGACCGGAAGGGTGTACACGCCGGCGCGGGTCCACGCGATCGACCCCGCGATGGGCCCGCCGTCGGCCACCCGGACCACCCGGATGCCCATCACCCGCTTGCCGAGGGTGCGGCCGACCCGGTCGAGTTGGAAACCCTCGTAGAGGAAGTAGAGCAGCGAGAAGATCAGCCCCGACGCGAACTGCGCGCCGAACGACACGTCGTCGTAGTCGTTGCCGGTGATCGGCCAGGAGATCAGGCCGGCGACCACGCCGACGATCAGGCTGTCGATGATCCGCGCGACGAGACGGCGCAGCGGCCCGCCGAGCGTCGGCCCACCGCCGTATCCGCCGCCCGCGCCCGTGCCCGCGCCGTGGGTCGGCTCCTGGCCGTACGGGCCGCCCTGGCCGTACGGGCCGCCCTGGCCGTATGGGTACTGGCCCGTGGGGTCCTGGCCGTACGGCGGTTGCTCGGACGGATCGCGTCCGTAGGGCGGCTGTTGCCCGCTCGGCGGCTCCTGCCCATACGGAGGTTGATTGCCGGCCGGCGGTTGTTGTCCGTACGGATTCCCGCGGGTCGGGTCGTTGCCGGACGGGTCGGAAGGCGGCGGGGGCGGTGGGCTTCCTGTCATAAAACTGAGTAAAGCGGACAAAAGCCGACGTGAGCGTGACGCCTCGACCGAGCCTGGCGTGTCGCGTCTGTACGGGTGACGGGTGACGGGTGACGGGCGGCCGGCGGGCCGGCAGGCGAGTCGGGCGCGCCGCGCGGACCGCCCGCCCGCCGACCCGCCGCCTCAGTCCCGGGCGACGAACGTGCGGGCCGCCTTGTCGTGCAGGCCCTGGCGCCACGGCCGATCGAACAGCCCCCACAGCGCGCCGAGCACGCCGACCACGAACACGCCCGGGACGTACAGGACCAGCCAGCGCCGTACCGACTGCCACAGCGTGGGGGTGTCGTGGCTGTCCAGGTCGGCCACCCGCAGGCCGAACAGGGTCTTGCCCAGCGAGCGGCCCCACTTCCAGGTGGGCAGCGCCTCGTACAGCAGCGCCGCCGCGAGCACGGTGCCGAGCACGATCGCGAGTGCGGTGCCGGTGGTGCCGTCGAGCAGCCACACGGTGGTGTCGCGACCCTCGTAACGGGCCCGGTCGATCTTGTCCCGGATGTGGTCGACCGCGTCCGGCACGATCGGGATGGCCACCGCGATGCCGGCCGCGAGCGGCACCAGCGCGTCGGCGATCCGGGCGAGCAGGCGGCGGCCCAGGTGCGCCGGCCGCCGCTCGTTGCTGCCGAACAGGTCGGCCTGTACCGGCCGCCACGGCCCCGCCTCCCCGTCGGCGCGCGGCGGCGGCACGGTCTCGGCCGGCGGCGTCGTCCCACCCGCCCCCCGCGCCCCTCGCACCCCACCGGTCGGCGCGGTCGGACCCGTCGGCCCCGAACGCGGCGCGCCCCCGCCCGGTCCCGGCTCGGCGCTCGGCGGCGCGTACATCCCGGTCGACGACATGTCGTACGGCGCGCCCGTGCTGGTGGACAACACCTCGCCGCGGATCACCCGGCCGCCCTGCCCGATCGCCTCGGGCGGGTTGGCCCGGATCGCGCCGCCGCCCGCGTCGGCGGTCGGGCCGTCGGCCGGCCGGCTGCTGTCCGGCACCCAGGCACCGCCGTCCCAGTAGCGGATGTGGCCGGTGATCTCCGGGTCCGGGTACCAACCCGGTGCGGGCGCAGAGGACATGCGCGGGATTTTGCCGTACCCGAGGGGGGACGGGTACGCCCCGGGTCACATCCGGGCACGCCCGCCCCCGTCGAGCCGGTTCGCCCGGGCCCTGGCCTGATGGCAGCATGGGTCCCATGAGTGTCGCTCCCATCGAGGTCGAGAAGCATCAGCCCGACGAGGACGTCCGGGCCGAGACCCCGTGGGTGTGCATCGTCTGGAACGACCCGATCAACCTGATGTCGTACGTCACCTACGTCTTCCAGTCCTACTTCGGTTATCCGAAGCGCAAGGCCGAGAAGCTGATGCACGACGTGCACAACAAGGGTCGGGCCGTGGTGTCGTCGGGGACGCGCGAGGAGATGGAGCGCGACACCACGGCGATGCACGGGTTCGGGCTGTGGGCGACCCTTCAGCACGACAAGTGACGCCCGCGCGGTTCGAACGACCCGGCCGGCCCCTCGGGTGGCCGCCGCACCCTCTCCTCGCCCATCTTCTCCGGGAGTTGCACAGCCTGTGAACGGCCTCTTCATGCGCGGACGCTCGGGACGGCCCGAGATCGTCCTGGAGGACATGCACGTGCGAGTGCTGGCCGATCTGTGCGGTCAACTGGTCGAGATGGTCTCGCCCGACGACGAGGCCGCCGATCCGCTGGCCGCCGAACTGGGCCTGACCGGACTCGGCTCGACCGAGGCGCCGGCCACTCCGGAGGACCCGGCGCTGGCCCGCCTGTTGCCGGACGCCTACGCCGACGACGCGGAGGCGGCGGCCGAGTTCCGCCGGTACACCGAGACCGACCTGCGGCTGCGCAAGCGGGACAACGCGCGGATCGTGCTCGCCGACCTGGCCGAACTGGTCGACCTGACCGAACCGGCCGAGGACGACGCGGTCACGAGCGGCCGCGAGCACCGGGTGGTGCTGGACGCGCCGGGTGTACAGGCCTGGCTCGGCACGCTCAACGACCTGCGCCTGGTGATCGGTACACGACTGGAAGTCACCGAGGACATGGAGGAGTTCGAGGCCAAACTGGCCGACGACGACCCGCGCCGATGGTTGTTCGCGGTGTTCCACTGGCTGGGCGGCCTCCAGGACTCGCTGCTCGGGGCGTTGTAGCCCCGCAGCGGGCGAACGCACGCACGGTGAACCGGCCACCCCGGCCACCCCGGCCATCCCGGCCATCCCGATCAAAGGAACACGCCGGAACAATCGGAATACCGGTTTCCACCTCCCGTCGTTGGTAATACGGCCTCCGTACCGACGAACGGGAGCGATCATGACGGAGACCGAAGCCGGCTCGACCGCCGCGGCGGCCGGGCCCGGTGCGGATGCCGAGGGCTACGAGCGGGGGCTGAACGGCCGGCAGATCCAGATGATCGCCATCGGCGGGGCGATCGGCACCGGGCTCTTCCTCGGTGCGGGCGGGGCGATCGAGAAGGCCGGGCCGTCGTTGATCGCCGCCTACGCGGTGGCCGGCGTACTGATCTTCTTCGTCATGCGCGCGCTGGGCGAGTTGCTGCTGTACCGCCCGGTGGCGGGCAGTTTCGCGGAATACGCGCGGGAGTTCTTCGGTCCGTTCGCCGGGTTCGTCACCGGGTGGACGTACTGGATCATGTGGGTGGTCACCGGGATGGCGGAGATCACCGCCGCGGGCGTCTACGTGCAGTACTGGTGGCCGGCGGTTCCGCAGTGGGTGACCGCGCTCGTGGTGCTGACCGTGTTGTTCGCGGCCAATCTGATCTCGGTCAAACTGTTCGGCGAGTTCGAGTTCTGGTTCTCGATGATCAAGGTGACCGCGATCATCGGGATGATCCTGGTCGGCATCGGGGTGCTGATCTTCGGCTTCGGCGAGGCGGGCGACCAGGCGTCCGTCTCGCACCTGTGGTCCGACGGCGGGTTCGCGCCCAACGGCGTCGGACAGACCCTGCTGGTGCTCCAGATCGTGATGTTCGCGTTCCTGGGCGTCGAACTGGTCGGGGTGACCGCGGGCGAGGCGCAGAACCCGGAGAAGGTGCTGCCGCGCGCGATCAACACCATCCCGTTCCGGATCGGGCTGTTCTACATCGGCGCGCTGTTGATCATCCTCTCGCTGGCGCCGTGGACCGACTTCCACGCCAAGGAGAGCCCGTTCGTGCTGGTCTTCGACCGGGTCGGCATCCCCGCCGCGGCGGCGATCATCAATTTCGTGGTGCTTACCGCGGCGCTGTCCTCGTGCAACTCGGGGCTGTACTCGACCGGTCGCATGTTGCGCACGCTCGCGGTGGAGGGGCAGGCGCCGCCGCGGGTGAGCGGGCTCAGTTCGCACCGGGTGCCGGCCATGGCGATCACCGTCTCGGCGATCGTGATGGGCCTGGGGGTGCTGGTCAACGCGCTGGTCCCGGACAAGGCGTTCATGTACATCACCTCGGTGGCCACCGTCGGCGCGCTGTGGACGTGGGGCATGATCGTCGGCTGCCAGATGCGCTACCGGCGCGCGGTGGACCGGGGGCGGCTGGCCGGGCACGGCTTCCGGATGCCGGGCGCGCCGTACACGGGGTGGGCGGTGCTGGCGTTCCTGGCGATGGTGGTGGTCCTGCTCGGCTTCTCGGCGGACACCCGGATCGCGCTGTACGTGGTGCCGATCTGGGTGGCGTTCCTGGTGGTGGCGTACATCCCGGTGCGGCGCGGGCGCGGGGCGCGGGCCTGAGCGCGGGGGCGGAGCCGGCGCCGGCCGCACACCCACGCGAGTCGCGCGGGTGCTCAGTACGCTCGGGGCATGCTCACCATCACCGCAGCCCTACGCGATCGCATCGTCGCCCACGCCCGTGCCGACCACCCCGACGAGGCGTGTGGCGTCGTCGCCGGGCCCGAGGGCAGCGACCGGCCCGAGCGGTTCATCCCGATGCTCAACGCCGCGCGCTCGCCCACGTTCTACGAGTTCGACTCGGCCGACCTGTTCAAGCTCTACCGGGAGATGGACGACCGGGACGAGGAGCCGGTGATCGTCTACCACTCGCACACCGCGACCGAGGCGTACCCGTCGCGCACGGACGTCTCCTACGCGTCCGAGCCGAACGCGCACTACGTGCTCGTGTCGACGCGGGAGGAGGACACCTACGAGTTCCGGTCGTTCCGGATCGTCGACGGCGTGATCACCGAGGAGGAGGTCCGGGTGGTGGACGCCTACTGAGGGGGCCTTCCGGACGTCGTCGCGCGCTCGTTGCGCGCTCGTCCCGCCCCGCTCGGCTTTCGTCCCGCCGGTCGTCTCACCCGTCGATATGGGATGTTCCGGCATGCGAGATCACATCGGAGCGCCCCGGAGGAATGGCTAGCATGACCATATGCGTTATGCGGGCGTGAATACGACGGAAGCGGTGCCGGGCGGAGCCCCGGGTGCCCTCCTTGTCGCACGCCTGCACGTCGACCTGTGCCGACTCTCCAGCGCCCTCTGTCGCGCTGCGCGCGTGGGCTGATCCCGAGGTCGGATCGGCCCACCAGGCACCCCAGGCGGCAGGCACGTCCCGCAGCACCGGCGCATCTGAACGACCCCCCGCCCCACCGCCTCCGATGGAGCGTCGGGGGCGCGGCCCGCGTCCGGACTGCGTTCTCTCCGTTCGCGTCACAACCAGAGGAGCGCATCCATGGCCATCGAGGTCCGCATCCCGACCATCCTCCGTACCTACACCGACGGCGCGAAGGCGGTGCCCGGCAGCGGCGCCACGCTCGCCGACCTGCTGGTGGACCTGGAGGTCCGGCACCCGGGCGTGCGCGCTCGACTCGTCGAGGAGAACGGTGAACTGCGCCGCTTCGTCAACGTCTACCTCAACGACGAGGACGTGCGCTTTACCGGCGGTCTGACCACCAAACTGGACGACGGCGACACCGTGACGATTCTTCCGGCGGTCGCCGGCGGCTCGATCTGATGCGTTACGAATCGTTGCTCGACTCGGTGGGCCGGACCCCGCTGGTCGGCCTGCCGGCATTGTCGCCGTCGCCGACCGTGCGGGTGTGGGCCAAGCTGGAGGACCGCAACCCGACCGGTTCGATCAAGGACCGTCCGGCCCTGCACATGATCGAGGCGGCCGAGCGGGACGGGCTGCTCACGCCGGGCTGCACGATCCTGGAGCCGACCTCGGGCAACACCGGCATCGCGCTGGCGATGGCGGCCAAGCTCAAGGGCTACGAGATCGTCTGCGTGATGCCGGAGAACACCTCCGAGGAGCGCCGCGAACTGCTGCGCATGTGGGGCGCGCGGATCATCGCGTCGCCCGCGGCGGGCGGGTCGAACACGGCGGTGCGGGTGGCCAAGGAGCTGGCGGCCGAGCATCCCGACTGGGTGATGCTGTACCAGTACGGGAACCCGGCCAACCCGGACGCGCACTACGCGACGACCGGCCCCGAACTGCTGGAGGATCTGCCGACGATCACCCACTTCGTGGCGGGTCTGGGTACCACCGGCACGCTGATGGGCGTCGGGCGCTACCTGCGCGAGAAGGTCCCGGGTGTGACGATCGTGGCGGCCGAGCCGCGCTACGACGACGTCGTGTACGGGCTGCGCAACCTCGACGAGGGGTTCGTGCCGGAGCTGTACGACGGCGACGTGCTGACCACGCGCTACTCGGTGGGCTCCGCCGAGGCGGTCGGGCGCACCCGCGAACTGCTGGAGAAGGAAGGCATCTTCGCGGGCATCTCGACCGGCGCGGTGCTGCACGCCGCGCTGGGCATCGCGCGCAAGGCGGTCAAGGCGGGAGAGTCCGCCGACATCGCGTTCGTGATCGCGGACGGTGGGTGGAAGTACCTGTCGACCGGGATCTACACGGCCGAGTCGACCGAGGCCGCGGTGGAGGGGCTGCACGGGCAACTCTGGGCCTGAGCCTCCTTTTCGTTCCCGTTGTCGAGGCCGCTTCCCGCCTCCCGGTTCACGCCGGGGGTCTGGAGGCGGCCTCGACGCGTCGGGGGCGCGGGTGTTCAGGCGGCGGTGAGCAGGGCTTCGGCCAGGGTGCGTACGGCGGCGGCCACCCGCTCGCCCTCGCCCCGCTCGAGCAGGCGCAACACGGATTGGCTCTGCAAACCGGCGAGCAGGAGGTGGGCCTGCGTCTCGCCGTCGAGGTCGGGGCGGCGGGCGGCGAGCAGGTCGGCGATGTGTCCGTGCCAGAACCCGTAGACCGGGTGTGCGGTGCGCGGGTCCTCGGTGGGGTCGGCCGCCGCTTTCGGGGCGGTGCTCGCGGCGTGGCCGAGCGCGGCCATCAGGCCCTTGTTGCGGGCGACCACGTCGACGATGGCGTCGAGGAAGGCGAGCAGGCGCTCCCGGGGCGGGGCGCCGGGGCCGAGCGGCGGCGGGCCGGTGGTGACCGCCTCGGTCAGGGCGAGTGCGCGCTCCGCCATCAGGGCCTCCATCAGGCCCATCCGGCTGCCGAAGCGGTGGAACACCGTGCCCTTGCCGACGCCCGCCGCCGCGGCGACCTGCTCCATCGAGATCTGCTCCGGGCGGTGCCGGGCCAGCAGCTCCTCGGTGGCGCGCAGGATCGCCCGCCGGTTGCGGGCCGCGTCGGCGCGTTCGGGGCGGTCGGTGGGGGCTTCGGGCATCGCGTTCCTCATCCCTGGTCGGGGCTTGTGACCCGTGGACAACTTGACTGGCGGTCCAGTACGTTCGGAGTCAACTTGACCGGTGGTCCAGTTTTCTGCCGGTCGGGTATCTCCCATGTTCTCCTGCCGCCCGGAGGGTCGAATGCGACGAGTCCGCTATCACGAGTACGGTGACCCGGAAGTCCTCACCGTGGAGGAGGCCGACGTGCCGACGCCCGGACCGGGACAGGTGCTGATCCGGAGCGAGGCGATCGGCGCCAATTTCGTCGACACCCGGTTTCGGCGCGGGCCCGCCGCCGGTCCGCTGTTCCAGCGGCCGCTGCCCGGTGTGCTCACCGGTGACGTGGTGGGCCGGGTCGAAGCGCTCGGCCCGGGGGTGGACGGGCCGCCGGTCGGTGCGCGGGTGGCGGCATTGGCGGAGGACGCGTTCGCCGACTTCGTGCTCGCCGACGCCGAGTGGTCGGTGGAGGTGCCCGACGGGCTCGACGCCGGCGCGGCGAGCGTGTTGCCGCTGGCCGCGCCGGTGGCGCTGCGGGCCGTGCGGACCGGGCGACTCGCCCCGGGCGAGACGGTGTTGGTGCACGCCGCCGCCGGGGGCATCGGCCACCTGGTCGTGCAACTGGCCAAACTGCTCGGCGCCGGTACGGTCGTCGCCGCCGTCGGGTCGGCCGCCAAGTTCGACTTCGTCCGGGCGTACGGCGCCGACTTCGCCGTCGACTACTCCGTCGCCGACTGGCCGGAGCGGGTGCGGGAGATCGTGCCCGCGGGCGTGGACGTCGTGCTGGACTCGGTGGGCGGGGAGATCCTGCGCCGCGGCTTCGACGTGGTGGCGCCGTTCGGGCGGGTCGTGGTCTACGGCGCGGCGAGCGGCGACGTGTCCGGTATCGCGCTCACCGATCTGTTCGCCCTCCGGTCCGTGGCCGGCTTCTCCCTTCTCGCCTGGCGCGCCGCCGCTCCCGAGCGGGCCCGCGAGGAGACGGCCGAACTCGCCGAACACCTGGCGTCGGGCCGGCTGCGGCCGGCGGTCCACACGACCCTCCCGCTGACCGAGGCGGTACGGGCCCACCGAGTGCTGGAAGAACGCACCCAACTCGGCCGGGTCCTGCTCGTCCCCTAGGAGCCGCCGAGGCGGGCCGGTATGACGTCGGTTACTCCGGGGGCGTTGTGTGGGGGCGCGTGGGGGGTCTCTGCGTACTCTCGGGGGGTGGTATTCGTATCCAGCGGCGCGCCGAGCGGGATCGTCGATTCCGGTGTCGGTGGCCCTCCCGTGGCCCGGGCCGGGTTCGAGCGGTCGCCGCGTGCGGCCGGTCGGCCGATGCGAGGCGTGCTCGGAGTCACCGGCGTCGACGTGTTCGGAGCGCTCGCGTGAAACTTACCGTCGTCGGGTGTTCCGGCAGCTTCCCCGGACCGGACAGCCCCTGCTCGTGCTACCTCCTGGAGGCCGACGGGGTGCGGATCCTGGTCGATCTCGGCAACGGCGCGCTCGGTGCCCTCCAGCGCCATGCCACGCTCGGCTCGATCGACGCCGTACTGCTCAGCCACCTGCACGCCGACCACTGCCTCGACCTCGCCTGCTACTTCGTGGCCCGCAAGTACTGCCCGGCCGGGGAGTTGCCCCGGCTGGCGGTCTACGGGCCGGCCGACACGCACGAGCGGATCGCGCGCGCCTACGACGTCGAGGGCGCGATCGACAACGGGCGCATGGCCGAGGTGTTCGACTTCCGCACGGTGGTCACCGGCACCTTCGAGGTGGGCCCCTTCCGGATCACCGCCGACCGGATGCCGCACCCCGTCGAGTCCTACGCGTTCCGGATCGAGGCGGGCGGGCGATCGCTGGTCTACTCCGGCGACACCGGGGTCAGCGACGACCTGGTGCGCATCTCGCGCGGTGCCGACCTGCTGCTGTGCGAGGCGTCGTTCGAGCACGGCCGAGAGGACCTGCCGCACGTGCACCTGAACGGTCGACAGGCCGGCGAGCATGCCGAACGGGCGGGCGTGGGGCGGCTGTTGCTCACCCACATCCCGCCGTGGACCAGCCGCGAGCGCAATCTCGACGACGCCCGCAAGACCTTCACCGGCGCCGTCGACCTGGCGCTGCCGGATGCCTCGCACACGGTCTGAACCCGGCGCCGCCCGGTCCGGACCGGCACCTGCCACGGCTTAGGCTGGAGGCATGTCACGAGTAGACGGCCGTACCCCCGAGCAGCTCCGCCCGATCGGCTTCCAGCGCAAGTGGCTCGACCACGCCGAGGGCTCGGTCCTCGTCGAGTTCGGCCGCACCCGCGTCCTGGTCGCCGCCAGCGTCACCGAGGGTGTGCCGCGCTGGCGCAAGGGCAGCGGCGAGGGCTGGGTGACCGCCGAATACTCGATGTTGCCGCGCGCCACCCACACCCGGGGGGACCGGGAGTCGGTCAAGGGCCGGATCGGCGGGCGTACCCACGAGATCTCGCGGCTGATCGGCCGCTCGCTGCGTGCGGTGATCGACACCAAGGCGCTCGGCGAGACCACCATCCACCTGGACTGCGACGTGCTCCAGGCGGACGGCGGCACCCGGACCGCGGCGATCACCGGGGCCTACGTCGCCCTCGCCGACGCGGTGACCTGGGCGCGCGAGCACAAGCTCACCCGCAAGGGCGCCAACCCGCTGATCGGGTCGGTGGCGGCGGTCAGCGTCGGGATCATCGACGGGGTGCCGATGTTGGACCTCCCGTACGAGGAGGACGTGCGGGCCGAGACCGACATGAACATCGTCTGCACCGGGGACGGCCGCTTCGTCGAGGTGCAGGGCACCGCGGAGAAGGAGCCCTTCGACCGGGCGCTGCTGAACGACCTGCTGGATCTGGGCGCTCGGGGCTGCGCTGAGCTGACGGCGCTTCAGCAGCGCGCCCTGGAGGGCTGAACGGCCGAGCGGCGCGGTTCCGGGGGCCGCGAGGCCCAGGCCTCGGGTCCCCGGGTCTCCGGGGAGGCAACGGCGGTGCCCCGAGGGGGCGTTGGCGGCATATCGTGGCAAACGGTGGTCACGCGTCGATTGCGAGTGTCACGTACGCGCAACCGACACGCACCGGGTGTGCGACCGTCGGCCCGTCGCGGCCCCGGACACCAGTACGGTCATGGCACCTGGTCATTTCGATCAGCGGCAGCCACGACCGGGCCGATCGGCCCGTCCCTGACGAGGAGCACCATGTTCCGCGCCACGTACCGTCCGCGCCGGGTCCTGCGCGTCACGATCGCCGCCACCGCCATGGCAAGCGCGTTGTTCGCCACCGCCGCGTGCAGTGAGGCGCAAAAGGCGATCTCGTGCGCCGAACTGGCCATGAACCTCACCAACGACGTCTCCGATCTCGGCAGTGTGCTGAACGACCCGCCCGCCGCCCGCAAGGCGCTCGACAACCTCCAGAAGACCTTGAACGACAAGACCAAGGACCTGGACTCCGACGACGCGAAGAACGCCGCGAACGGCCTGGGCGACGTGATCACCCAGCTCAGCACCAAGGCGGCCAACGGCGGCAACCTCAGCGCGAGCGACGTGCAGCCGCTGATCAACGGCGCGAAGAACCTGACCACGATCTGCGTCAAGTAGGTTGCGCGGGCCCGGCGGTTCGAGTGGTTCGACCGGATCGAGCAGCACACGCGGGGGGTGCCACGAAGGACGCGCCGCGGTCCGCTCGCGATCGTCCGCGTCGAAGCGCAGGATGGAAGTGGTGACCTCCGAAGGAGATGATCCACCATGCTCGCTGTGCGATCGATCAACGAAGCCGACGAGAGCCGCGACATACCGCACGGTCACCTGGACGTGGTCAGTCTGGAAGGCGTCGATTTCGGCGTTGCCCGATTCGAGCCGGGCTGGCGATGGTCGCGGGACGTCGGGCCCATCGCCGGGACCGACAGTTGCCAATTCCACCACAACGGTTACGTCGCCCAGGGACACGTACACATCCGCATGGACGACGGCGAGGAGAAGGACCTCAAGGCGGGCGACGTCTTCGTCTGCGACCCCGGCCACGACGCGTGGGTCGTCGGCGACGAGACCGCGCTGGTCTTCGACTTCGCCGGCAACATCCACGACTACGCCAAGTAGCCGCCGACGAAGCGGCGATCCGGGCGCCCGCGCCCGGACGTGATGACCCGCACGCCGGATTCGGTCGGTGGTCGGGGCGACCCTAGGCTTGCGCCATGAGCCGTCTCGTACTCGCCACGCGCAACGCCAACAAGGTCGTGGAGCTCCAGCAGATCTTCGCGGCCGTCGGACTCGACGTCGAACTCGTCGGGATGGACGCCTACCCCGATGTCCCCGACGTGCCCGAGACGGGGCTCACCTTCGCGGCCAACGCGCTGCTCAAGGCGCACGCCGTCGCGCGGGCCACCGGACTCCCGGCGATCGCCGACGACTCGGGCCTGTGCGTGGCCGCGCTCAACGGGATGCCCGGAATCTTCTCCGCCCGCTGGGCCGGTACACACGGCGACGACTCGGCCAATCTGCGGCTGCTGCTCGCCCAACTGTCCGACATCGCCGACGAACACCGCGAGGCGTGGTTCGCGTGCGCGGCGGCGCTCGCGCTGCCCGACGGCACCGAGCGGGTGGTCGAGGGCCGGTTCGAGGGCACGCTGACCCGCGAGCCGCGCGGCACCGGCGGCTTCGGCTACGACCCGATCCTGCAGGTGGCCGGCGACACCCGCACCGCCGCCGAATTGACCGCCGCCGAGAAGAACGCGATCAGCCACCGGGGCAAGGCGTTTCGCGCACTGGCCCCGATCGTGTCCGAGCTGATCGGTTGACCACCTCCGCTCCCGGCTGCCCGCATCCGTCCATTCCTGCCGGGATCCGGCAGGGTTGGTAGCGTCTTCGTGCCGGATTCCCGGCAGCGAAGCGGGGCCACGGGGTACGGGGGAAAGGCGTGAAGAGCGACGACGGGATACCCGCCGAGTTCGTGCACGACTGGGCCGAACTGCTCGGCGAGATCTCGATCACCGGGCGGCTGTTGCGCCGCGCCGAGTTGGACGTGCTGGCC includes these proteins:
- a CDS encoding putative leader peptide; this encodes MPGGAPGALLVARLHVDLCRLSSALCRAARVG
- a CDS encoding PLP-dependent cysteine synthase family protein → MRYESLLDSVGRTPLVGLPALSPSPTVRVWAKLEDRNPTGSIKDRPALHMIEAAERDGLLTPGCTILEPTSGNTGIALAMAAKLKGYEIVCVMPENTSEERRELLRMWGARIIASPAAGGSNTAVRVAKELAAEHPDWVMLYQYGNPANPDAHYATTGPELLEDLPTITHFVAGLGTTGTLMGVGRYLREKVPGVTIVAAEPRYDDVVYGLRNLDEGFVPELYDGDVLTTRYSVGSAEAVGRTRELLEKEGIFAGISTGAVLHAALGIARKAVKAGESADIAFVIADGGWKYLSTGIYTAESTEAAVEGLHGQLWA
- the clpS gene encoding ATP-dependent Clp protease adapter ClpS — translated: MSVAPIEVEKHQPDEDVRAETPWVCIVWNDPINLMSYVTYVFQSYFGYPKRKAEKLMHDVHNKGRAVVSSGTREEMERDTTAMHGFGLWATLQHDK
- a CDS encoding RDD family protein → MTGSPPPPPPSDPSGNDPTRGNPYGQQPPAGNQPPYGQEPPSGQQPPYGRDPSEQPPYGQDPTGQYPYGQGGPYGQGGPYGQEPTHGAGTGAGGGYGGGPTLGGPLRRLVARIIDSLIVGVVAGLISWPITGNDYDDVSFGAQFASGLIFSLLYFLYEGFQLDRVGRTLGKRVMGIRVVRVADGGPIAGSIAWTRAGVYTLPVIVPCLGTLFWLVNVLWQFWDQPWHQCLHDKVARTTVIRGA
- a CDS encoding DUF2017 domain-containing protein, which encodes MNGLFMRGRSGRPEIVLEDMHVRVLADLCGQLVEMVSPDDEAADPLAAELGLTGLGSTEAPATPEDPALARLLPDAYADDAEAAAEFRRYTETDLRLRKRDNARIVLADLAELVDLTEPAEDDAVTSGREHRVVLDAPGVQAWLGTLNDLRLVIGTRLEVTEDMEEFEAKLADDDPRRWLFAVFHWLGGLQDSLLGAL
- a CDS encoding Mov34/MPN/PAD-1 family protein, which produces MLTITAALRDRIVAHARADHPDEACGVVAGPEGSDRPERFIPMLNAARSPTFYEFDSADLFKLYREMDDRDEEPVIVYHSHTATEAYPSRTDVSYASEPNAHYVLVSTREEDTYEFRSFRIVDGVITEEEVRVVDAY
- a CDS encoding amino acid permease, with amino-acid sequence MTETEAGSTAAAAGPGADAEGYERGLNGRQIQMIAIGGAIGTGLFLGAGGAIEKAGPSLIAAYAVAGVLIFFVMRALGELLLYRPVAGSFAEYAREFFGPFAGFVTGWTYWIMWVVTGMAEITAAGVYVQYWWPAVPQWVTALVVLTVLFAANLISVKLFGEFEFWFSMIKVTAIIGMILVGIGVLIFGFGEAGDQASVSHLWSDGGFAPNGVGQTLLVLQIVMFAFLGVELVGVTAGEAQNPEKVLPRAINTIPFRIGLFYIGALLIILSLAPWTDFHAKESPFVLVFDRVGIPAAAAIINFVVLTAALSSCNSGLYSTGRMLRTLAVEGQAPPRVSGLSSHRVPAMAITVSAIVMGLGVLVNALVPDKAFMYITSVATVGALWTWGMIVGCQMRYRRAVDRGRLAGHGFRMPGAPYTGWAVLAFLAMVVVLLGFSADTRIALYVVPIWVAFLVVAYIPVRRGRGARA
- a CDS encoding MoaD/ThiS family protein, yielding MAIEVRIPTILRTYTDGAKAVPGSGATLADLLVDLEVRHPGVRARLVEENGELRRFVNVYLNDEDVRFTGGLTTKLDDGDTVTILPAVAGGSI
- a CDS encoding RDD family protein, with product MSSAPAPGWYPDPEITGHIRYWDGGAWVPDSSRPADGPTADAGGGAIRANPPEAIGQGGRVIRGEVLSTSTGAPYDMSSTGMYAPPSAEPGPGGGAPRSGPTGPTAPTGGVRGARGAGGTTPPAETVPPPRADGEAGPWRPVQADLFGSNERRPAHLGRRLLARIADALVPLAAGIAVAIPIVPDAVDHIRDKIDRARYEGRDTTVWLLDGTTGTALAIVLGTVLAAALLYEALPTWKWGRSLGKTLFGLRVADLDSHDTPTLWQSVRRWLVLYVPGVFVVGVLGALWGLFDRPWRQGLHDKAARTFVARD